A single genomic interval of Dromiciops gliroides isolate mDroGli1 chromosome 1, mDroGli1.pri, whole genome shotgun sequence harbors:
- the CD70 gene encoding CD70 antigen — MAPGDGRKKPRNYFRCSPVGFVTGLSTGLLVSSLVCYFLCRPLSKVHCEPENNRIREKQGERKEGIHTAHLLLNHTGSRQDNTLQWQGGPSLGRSFIYGLTLVKGSLQTQRSGIYGIYAQVTLAKCIQTRAQSTELEEVKTSTLTIGILSAQGRHSSLLRRHFQGRCSLSASLQVNLSHQDTLYVNLTYPLVPSPNADETFFGASWFCPPPPVEY; from the exons ATGGCCCCTGGGGATGGCAGGAAGAAGCCAAGGAACTACTTTCGATGTTCCCCTGTTGGCTTTGTCACTGGGCTGTCTACTGGTTTACTGGTGTCCTCTCTGGTTTGCTACTTTCTCTGCAGACCCCTCAGCAAGGTCCACTGTGAG CCAGAGAACAACAGAATCAGGGAAAaacagggagaaaggaaggaaggaattcacACAGCCCATCTCCTGCTCAACCACACAG gtTCCCGTCAGGACAACACCCTGCAGTGGCAAGGGGGTCCATCCCTGGGCCGCTCTTTCATCTATGGCCTCACTTTGGTAAAGGGCTCCTTGCAGACCCAGCGAAGTGGCATTTATGGCATCTATGCCCAGGTGACTCTGGCCAAATGCATCCAGACCAGGGCTCAGAGCACTGAGCTTGAAGAGGTCAAGACCTCGACTTTGACCATTGGCATCCTTTCTGCCCAGGGCCGCCATTCCAGCCTCCTCCGAAGACACTTCCAGGGCAGATGTTCTCTGAGTGCCAGCCTCCAGGTGAACCTTAGCCACCAGGACACCCTCTATGTCAACCTCACATATCCACTAGTTCCTTCACCCAATGCCGATGAGACTTTCTTTGGAGCCTCTTGGTTCTGTCCACCTCCTCCTGTGGAATACTGA